From Haloarcula sp. CBA1127, a single genomic window includes:
- the rio1 gene encoding serine/threonine-protein kinase Rio1, with protein sequence MTEGQFGLLDTDDVDSPGDEWEEVDVSDTEADRIARKRDREFSEFRKRIKDADQFKVEASVFDDATYGALYKLVQDGHIDAFGGPISTGKEANVYTALSGETEVAVKVYRINASDFKDMRSYLDGDPRFEGIGSDKKKVVTAWVRKESSNLKRARRAGVRTPEPIAVERNVLVMEYLGTEEGRSKRLSEVHIENPETAYEVVKEYTRRLYDAGLVHGDLSEYNIVFHEGQLYIIDLGQAVTIHHPNADDFLERDCRNVANFFARQGVDATPEELLAYVREYATPKDKTDTAPGSDDDAVPQGTPADRRDDK encoded by the coding sequence GTGACAGAGGGGCAGTTCGGCCTGCTCGATACGGACGACGTCGACTCACCAGGTGACGAATGGGAAGAGGTCGATGTTTCCGACACGGAAGCCGACCGTATCGCCCGCAAACGGGACCGCGAGTTCAGCGAGTTCCGCAAGCGCATCAAGGACGCCGACCAGTTCAAGGTCGAGGCCAGCGTCTTCGACGACGCCACCTACGGCGCGCTGTACAAGCTCGTACAGGACGGCCATATCGACGCCTTCGGCGGGCCGATATCGACAGGCAAGGAAGCCAACGTCTACACGGCACTGTCGGGCGAGACGGAGGTCGCAGTCAAAGTATACCGCATCAACGCCTCCGATTTCAAGGATATGCGGAGCTATCTTGACGGCGACCCCCGCTTCGAGGGTATCGGCTCGGACAAGAAGAAGGTCGTCACCGCGTGGGTTCGCAAGGAGTCGTCGAATCTCAAGCGCGCCCGCCGGGCCGGCGTCCGGACGCCAGAGCCCATTGCTGTCGAGCGGAATGTCCTCGTGATGGAGTATCTCGGGACCGAGGAGGGCCGTAGCAAGCGTCTCAGTGAGGTTCACATCGAGAACCCCGAAACAGCCTACGAGGTCGTCAAGGAGTACACCCGCCGGCTGTACGACGCCGGCCTCGTCCACGGCGACCTCTCTGAGTACAACATCGTCTTCCACGAAGGCCAGTTGTATATCATCGACCTCGGGCAAGCGGTGACCATCCACCATCCCAACGCCGACGACTTTCTGGAACGGGACTGCCGCAACGTCGCGAACTTCTTCGCCAGACAGGGCGTCGACGCCACGCCGGAAGAACTGCTCGCGTACGTCCGAGAGTACGCGACGCCGAAAGACAAGACCGACACCGCGCCGGGCAGCGACGACG
- the eif1A gene encoding translation initiation factor eIF-1A, with the protein MSDNDSRKNLRMPEEDEVFAVVMDMLGANRVKVRCMDGVERTARIPGKMQKRIWIREDDVVLVEPWDWQDEKADITWRYEKQDADQLREEGHIQE; encoded by the coding sequence ATGAGCGACAACGACAGCAGGAAGAACCTGCGGATGCCGGAAGAGGACGAGGTGTTCGCCGTCGTCATGGACATGCTTGGCGCGAACCGCGTCAAGGTACGCTGTATGGACGGCGTCGAGCGTACAGCCCGGATTCCGGGCAAGATGCAAAAACGCATCTGGATACGCGAAGACGACGTGGTCCTCGTCGAACCATGGGACTGGCAAGACGAGAAAGCCGACATCACGTGGCGCTATGAGAAACAGGACGCCGACCAACTGCGTGAGGAGGGCCACATCCAGGAGTAG